In one Planctomycetota bacterium genomic region, the following are encoded:
- a CDS encoding DEAD/DEAH box helicase family protein, with amino-acid sequence MHGQQHLRVNGLSPPEAKIALFRGLFRGREDIYPRRFENQRTGRSGYSPACANEWVRGVCEKPKIKCAVCPHQRFLPITDEVVRWHLSGQDDMGKSFVMGVYAMLRDETCFFLAIDLDKRDWQEDAQAVLDTCRQFALPAALERSRSGNGGHIWLFFQEAIPATLARKLGAHLLTETMERRPGIGLDSYDRFFPNQDTLPQGGFGNLIALPLQKEPRERGNSVFLDESFVPHADQWAFLSAICKIERSTIESIVSVAERRGCVVGVRLSLTEEDDSAPWASPPSGSHKEPRLDERLPERLELILGNQLYIAKNLLSSGLRNRLIRLTAFQNPEFYKAQAMRLPTYGKPRIIACAEDHDQHISLPRGCLDELRSLLVGLGINIVDRDERSLGKPLDVKFHGELRTEQVIAAKRLLAHDTGVLSATTAFGKTVVATWLIAQRGVNTLVLVHRRQLLEQWVDRLATFLNLPPKAIGQIGGGRKKPTGLLDVALIQSLSRKGVVNDLVGDYGHLVVDECHHLSAYSFEQVARQAKAKFITGLSATVTRKDGHHPIIFMQCGPIRHRVDAKSEAALRPFEHTVYVRPTDFHASSVAEDARIHFQELYSELVADEARNRLICDEVLQVVREGRSPLVLTERNEHLDLLAERLSPLVEHPIVLRGGMGKRQIRAVMARLTATSDNEPRLLLATGRFIGEGFDDARLDTLFLTLPVSWRGTIAQYVGRLHRLHDRKREVIVYDYADLNVRMLARMFDRRCRSYEAVGYRILLPASAVPGWPSEVSLPVDPQWKSQYASSVQRLIRDGVDKPLATLFTHVARTIPADGEGVARARSASEAFLYRRLQTLPETAGRFRLNTKLPIPFDGCGEMEVDLLCADARVAIELDGAQHLSDADSYRRDRRKDVALQENGYMVLRFLAEDLGEHLNAVLDAILRILTHGESAAGKDQVP; translated from the coding sequence ATGCACGGGCAACAACACCTACGCGTCAACGGTCTTTCACCGCCCGAAGCTAAAATTGCTCTCTTTCGCGGTCTCTTTCGCGGCCGAGAAGACATTTACCCACGCCGCTTCGAAAACCAGAGAACCGGTCGCTCGGGTTATTCGCCGGCATGCGCCAACGAGTGGGTTCGAGGTGTTTGCGAAAAGCCAAAGATCAAGTGCGCCGTCTGTCCGCACCAGCGATTCTTGCCCATTACCGACGAAGTCGTTCGTTGGCATCTTTCAGGGCAGGATGATATGGGCAAAAGTTTCGTCATGGGTGTTTACGCCATGTTGCGCGACGAAACGTGCTTTTTCCTGGCCATCGACCTTGACAAACGTGACTGGCAAGAAGATGCGCAGGCCGTTCTTGATACCTGTCGTCAGTTCGCATTGCCGGCCGCACTAGAGCGTTCGCGAAGCGGCAATGGTGGACATATTTGGCTGTTCTTCCAAGAGGCAATTCCGGCCACGCTCGCTCGCAAGCTCGGCGCGCACCTTTTGACCGAAACCATGGAGCGACGGCCAGGCATTGGTCTCGATTCCTATGACCGCTTTTTTCCCAATCAGGATACGCTTCCTCAAGGCGGCTTCGGTAACCTCATCGCGCTTCCGTTGCAAAAGGAGCCACGAGAGCGAGGTAATAGTGTTTTTCTCGACGAGAGCTTCGTTCCTCACGCGGACCAATGGGCGTTTTTGTCGGCGATTTGCAAGATTGAAAGGTCGACGATCGAGTCAATCGTATCCGTTGCCGAGCGGAGAGGATGCGTGGTCGGTGTTCGCTTGTCGCTGACCGAGGAAGACGACAGCGCGCCTTGGGCCTCGCCACCATCTGGAAGCCACAAAGAGCCTCGACTCGACGAGCGACTGCCAGAAAGGCTTGAGCTAATCTTGGGCAATCAACTCTACATTGCAAAGAACCTATTATCCTCCGGCCTGCGAAATCGCCTGATACGGCTGACTGCATTTCAGAACCCCGAGTTTTACAAGGCCCAGGCCATGCGACTCCCGACCTACGGAAAGCCTCGCATCATAGCCTGTGCCGAGGATCACGATCAGCACATCAGTCTTCCACGCGGTTGCCTGGACGAGCTGCGATCTCTCCTGGTGGGTTTAGGAATCAACATAGTCGATCGCGACGAACGCTCGCTTGGGAAACCGCTCGATGTCAAATTTCATGGCGAGCTTCGCACGGAACAGGTCATTGCGGCAAAGCGCCTGCTGGCCCATGACACTGGCGTCTTGTCCGCCACAACCGCGTTTGGGAAGACAGTCGTCGCTACGTGGCTGATCGCCCAGCGAGGTGTTAACACGTTGGTTCTCGTGCATCGTCGGCAATTACTGGAGCAATGGGTTGACCGCCTGGCAACATTTCTGAATCTTCCGCCCAAGGCGATTGGCCAAATTGGCGGTGGACGCAAAAAGCCAACCGGTTTGCTTGACGTCGCTCTGATTCAATCGCTCTCGCGAAAAGGCGTTGTGAACGATCTGGTCGGAGACTATGGACATCTTGTCGTGGACGAATGTCACCATTTGTCCGCGTATAGCTTCGAGCAAGTTGCCCGCCAGGCGAAGGCGAAGTTCATCACGGGCCTTTCGGCAACCGTCACTCGAAAGGATGGACACCATCCGATCATTTTCATGCAGTGTGGGCCCATTCGCCATCGCGTTGACGCCAAGTCGGAAGCGGCTTTACGTCCGTTTGAGCACACGGTCTACGTGCGGCCAACGGATTTTCACGCTTCAAGTGTTGCGGAAGATGCCAGGATACACTTCCAGGAACTGTATTCGGAACTGGTCGCCGATGAGGCGCGAAATCGGCTGATCTGTGACGAGGTGCTGCAAGTCGTTCGCGAAGGGCGATCACCTCTGGTACTGACCGAACGCAACGAGCACCTCGACCTGCTCGCGGAGCGATTATCGCCCCTCGTCGAACATCCAATCGTGCTGCGCGGTGGAATGGGAAAGAGGCAAATCCGGGCCGTGATGGCCCGGTTGACGGCGACTTCCGACAACGAGCCCAGGCTGTTACTGGCAACTGGACGGTTCATTGGTGAAGGCTTCGATGACGCGCGACTTGATACGCTATTCCTCACGCTGCCTGTCTCGTGGCGTGGGACGATCGCTCAATACGTCGGAAGGCTGCACCGTTTGCATGATCGCAAACGCGAAGTAATCGTCTACGACTATGCGGACCTTAACGTGCGCATGCTGGCCCGCATGTTTGATCGACGTTGCCGAAGCTACGAGGCGGTGGGCTACAGGATTCTACTGCCGGCAAGCGCCGTGCCCGGCTGGCCATCCGAAGTTTCGCTGCCCGTCGATCCCCAGTGGAAGAGCCAATACGCCAGCAGCGTTCAGCGGCTTATCCGTGACGGAGTCGATAAGCCTCTAGCGACTCTGTTTACTCATGTCGCGCGAACGATACCCGCCGATGGCGAAGGCGTTGCGAGGGCTCGCAGCGCGAGCGAAGCATTTCTTTACCGCCGCCTGCAAACTCTGCCGGAAACCGCCGGGCGATTTCGGTTAAATACGAAGCTGCCAATCCCATTCGATGGCTGTGGCGAAATGGAAGTCGATCTTCTTTGTGCCGATGCGCGCGTTGCAATTGAACTCGATGGAGCGCAACATCTGAGCGACGCAGACTCGTATCGCCGTGACCGGCGTAAGGATGTCGCGTTGCAGGAAAACGGCTACATGGTGCTTCGCTTTCTTGCAGAGGACTTGGGGGAACATTTGAATGCCGTGCTCGACGCTATTCTCCGCATCCTAACGCACGGCGAATCGGCTGCCGGGAAGGACCAAGTCCCGTAG